One Veillonellaceae bacterium genomic region harbors:
- a CDS encoding translation initiation factor 2, with the protein MEGDICLIEELRKRIRELEDKVEALRISRRVLMNLIESLENERREQLLILETKNERLKKSNCRYARIIMYRNLRITELEQKLENFSRST; encoded by the coding sequence ATGGAAGGAGACATCTGCCTGATTGAAGAACTTAGAAAGCGCATACGTGAATTGGAGGATAAAGTTGAAGCTTTACGAATCAGTCGGCGTGTATTGATGAACCTAATTGAATCACTTGAAAATGAAAGACGTGAGCAACTGCTAATTCTAGAGACGAAAAATGAACGATTAAAAAAGAGTAATTGTCGCTATGCCCGGATAATTATGTATAGAAATTTGCGTATCACTGAACTTGAGCAAAAGTTAGAGAACTTTTCTAGGTCCACTTGA
- the rny gene encoding ribonuclease Y, with protein sequence MLTAIIAIILGFGIGYFARKKSAEAQISSAEDAARKIIEDAERAGEAKKKESLVEAKEEIHKLRNELDRETKERRSELQRLERRLLQKEENLDRKIDSLEKKEEVLNRKEIELDKSQEKVNELYTKQLAELERLSGFTSEEARNMLLASAQEEIKHETAMMIKELEQQAKEEADKRAREIISLAIQRCAADHVAETTVSVVALPNDEMKGRIIGREGRNIRTLETLTGIDLIIDDTPEAVILSGFDPVRREVARIALEKLITDGRIHPARIEEMVEKAQKEVEQRIKEAGEQATFETGVYGLHPELIRLLGRLKFRTSYGQNVLKHSIEVSHLAGVMAAELGVDIMLAKRAGLLHDIGKAVDHEVEGPHVTIGADLAKKYRESAEVINAIGAHHGDEEPKTVQAVLIAAADAVSAARPGARRESLESYLKRLTRLEDIAESFEGVDKSFAIQAGREIRIMVKPDKIDDLSSVRLVRDIVKKIESELEYPGQIKVTVIRETRAIDYAK encoded by the coding sequence ATGCTAACGGCCATCATTGCTATTATTTTAGGATTCGGCATAGGTTATTTTGCGCGCAAGAAAAGCGCTGAAGCCCAAATTTCCTCTGCTGAAGATGCTGCAAGAAAAATAATTGAAGATGCTGAACGAGCAGGAGAAGCTAAAAAGAAAGAATCCCTTGTCGAAGCGAAAGAGGAAATTCATAAATTGCGGAACGAACTCGATCGCGAAACAAAGGAACGCCGCTCCGAATTGCAGCGTCTAGAACGTCGTTTACTACAGAAAGAAGAAAATCTTGACCGGAAAATTGACTCGCTCGAGAAAAAAGAAGAAGTACTTAATCGTAAAGAAATCGAGCTAGACAAAAGTCAGGAAAAGGTCAATGAGTTATACACTAAGCAATTAGCTGAATTAGAGAGACTGTCTGGCTTTACATCAGAAGAAGCAAGAAATATGCTTCTTGCCAGTGCTCAAGAAGAAATAAAGCATGAAACTGCTATGATGATTAAAGAACTAGAGCAACAGGCAAAAGAAGAGGCGGACAAACGAGCTCGTGAAATAATTTCTTTAGCTATACAGCGCTGTGCAGCTGACCATGTAGCTGAAACAACTGTATCGGTCGTTGCATTGCCTAATGATGAGATGAAAGGCCGCATAATTGGCCGCGAAGGACGAAATATCCGTACTTTAGAGACTCTCACCGGTATTGATCTAATTATAGATGATACTCCGGAGGCTGTCATATTATCTGGTTTTGACCCAGTACGTCGTGAGGTTGCCAGGATTGCCTTAGAAAAATTAATAACTGATGGGCGTATTCATCCGGCTCGAATAGAGGAAATGGTAGAAAAGGCCCAAAAAGAGGTTGAGCAGCGAATAAAAGAAGCTGGTGAGCAGGCTACCTTTGAAACTGGTGTCTATGGACTACATCCTGAGTTAATAAGACTCTTGGGACGACTGAAATTCCGTACAAGCTATGGTCAAAATGTGTTGAAACACTCAATAGAGGTTTCCCACTTAGCTGGGGTAATGGCTGCGGAACTCGGCGTGGATATTATGTTAGCCAAGCGTGCAGGCCTCTTGCACGATATTGGCAAAGCGGTTGACCATGAAGTTGAGGGGCCTCATGTAACAATCGGTGCTGATTTAGCAAAAAAATATCGTGAGTCAGCAGAAGTGATAAATGCTATCGGAGCTCATCATGGAGATGAAGAACCGAAAACAGTTCAAGCGGTATTGATTGCCGCGGCCGATGCTGTATCGGCTGCTCGACCGGGTGCACGTAGGGAAAGCCTTGAAAGCTATCTAAAACGATTGACTCGGTTAGAGGACATTGCTGAATCGTTTGAAGGTGTCGATAAATCTTTTGCTATTCAAGCTGGTCGTGAAATCCGAATCATGGTAAAGCCGGATAAGATTGATGATCTTTCGTCTGTTCGTTTAGTACGCGATATTGTAAAGAAAATCGAGAGTGAGCTTGAGTATCCAGGCCAGATAAAAGTAACTGTAATTCGTGAGACACGCGCTATCGATTATGCAAAATAA
- a CDS encoding Asp23/Gls24 family envelope stress response protein: MEVIALVGPSGTGKSHRALIVAHEYNIDTIVDDGLLIKDSKIVAGHSAKKEPSKIRAVKRAIFMEEDHAREVCEAIERVKPERMLILGTSKNMVEKIVSVLGLPSIHKVINIEDIATPAEIAKARESRLKEGKHIIPVPTIELKPHFSGYLIDPLEIFFKKTQSKKRRKLGEKSIVRPTFSYYGKLLISDAVISAIVDYVAVSEPAITRTGQIQIKNFQEKEKGISITFDVTIKYGFSLREVVATAQKRVKDVVEYMTGLLVNEVNVAVKRLTID, from the coding sequence ATGGAAGTTATTGCACTAGTTGGACCAAGCGGAACCGGAAAGAGTCATCGTGCGCTTATAGTTGCTCACGAATATAATATTGATACTATTGTTGATGATGGTCTTTTAATAAAAGATAGCAAGATTGTAGCCGGCCATTCTGCTAAAAAAGAACCAAGTAAGATACGGGCAGTCAAAAGAGCAATCTTTATGGAAGAAGATCATGCTCGTGAAGTTTGTGAGGCTATAGAAAGAGTTAAACCCGAACGAATGCTTATACTTGGAACCTCTAAAAACATGGTGGAGAAAATCGTATCTGTGTTAGGATTACCTTCTATTCATAAAGTAATAAACATTGAAGACATTGCAACGCCTGCTGAAATTGCGAAAGCAAGAGAAAGCCGTTTAAAAGAGGGGAAACATATTATTCCTGTCCCTACAATCGAACTTAAACCGCACTTTTCAGGATATTTAATTGACCCATTAGAGATTTTTTTTAAGAAAACTCAATCAAAAAAGCGGCGAAAGCTAGGTGAAAAATCAATCGTACGACCAACTTTTAGTTATTATGGTAAACTATTAATATCAGATGCTGTAATTTCGGCAATAGTTGACTACGTCGCTGTCAGTGAGCCCGCTATTACTCGTACCGGACAGATTCAAATCAAGAACTTTCAAGAGAAAGAGAAAGGAATATCCATCACTTTTGACGTAACTATAAAATATGGCTTTTCGCTGCGAGAGGTAGTAGCTACTGCGCAGAAAAGGGTTAAGGACGTTGTCGAATATATGACAGGACTACTAGTTAACGAAGTAAATGTTGCAGTAAAACGTCTTACTATTGATTAG
- a CDS encoding regulatory protein RecX: MLSQNSQAVRLAAIRMLNLRAYSEKEVRHKLFLKGFDVALIDEVISYLLNNGYINDKVLCECLFDNLCKSSKYSLNFIVMKLKQRGIPEVIIRDIIKEYDFSSEAEVALKIARKRFKQAKTIDKVRISRYLAGRGFSASSITSVIINLECTT, translated from the coding sequence ATGCTGTCGCAAAATAGTCAAGCAGTAAGGTTGGCTGCTATACGTATGCTAAATCTTCGTGCCTATAGTGAAAAAGAGGTACGGCATAAATTATTTTTGAAAGGTTTCGATGTTGCTCTAATTGATGAAGTAATTAGCTACTTGCTTAACAACGGCTATATTAATGATAAAGTGCTCTGTGAGTGCTTATTTGATAACCTGTGCAAAAGTAGCAAGTATAGTCTAAACTTTATTGTTATGAAATTAAAACAGCGTGGGATACCTGAAGTCATTATTCGTGATATTATCAAAGAATATGACTTCTCCTCTGAGGCAGAAGTAGCGCTCAAAATAGCGAGAAAGCGTTTTAAGCAGGCTAAAACAATTGATAAAGTACGGATAAGCAGGTACTTGGCTGGCAGGGGTTTCTCTGCCAGTTCAATTACTAGTGTAATAATTAACCTAGAGTGTACTACCTAG
- a CDS encoding DEAD/DEAH box helicase: MKDSGLFGNIQISKKVYNAIAEMGFEEPSPIQTQTIPLVLEGFDVIGQAQTGTGKTAAFGIPIMERVSADSRHIQALVLTPTRELAIQVSEELAKIGRFKRIKTVPVYGGQSIDRQIKALKFGVQVVIGTPGRLLDHIRRKTIKLDHVKMLVLDEADEMLDMGFIEDIEDIMQSIPDEGRQTLLFSATMPMAILNLARKYMNDPHNITISKEQLTIPLIDQFYYETREKLEGLCRVIDIETAGKLIVFCRTKKGVDELVASLQARGYMADGLHGDLSQAQRDRVMKKFREGKLEILVATDVAARGLDIEDITHVINYDIPQDPESYVHRIGRTGRAGKKGIAFTFIEPREYRQLKIIEKQVKTRIIRKQLPSAADILDRQRETIKNRLRQTIEQNRFSDYHTIVADLMTAYDALDIAAASLKLYQEGFKEKTDEQSQLLANNGSQPGMVRLFINAGRAQKIRPEDIVRTIASEADIPGNIIGIINIYDKFTFVEVPEDVAERVLSVMHKSSIKGYKINVEIARGR; the protein is encoded by the coding sequence TTGAAGGATAGTGGTTTGTTTGGAAATATTCAAATAAGTAAAAAAGTATATAATGCGATTGCCGAAATGGGTTTTGAAGAACCTTCACCAATTCAGACTCAGACTATTCCACTTGTACTTGAGGGTTTCGATGTTATTGGTCAGGCGCAGACAGGAACAGGAAAAACTGCTGCTTTTGGTATTCCGATAATGGAGAGGGTATCAGCAGATAGCCGTCATATACAAGCTTTAGTTCTTACACCGACACGCGAACTTGCTATTCAAGTGTCGGAAGAACTGGCAAAAATCGGCAGATTTAAACGGATCAAGACTGTTCCTGTTTATGGCGGTCAGTCAATAGATAGGCAGATAAAAGCTTTAAAGTTCGGAGTCCAAGTAGTCATTGGCACTCCTGGTCGATTGCTTGATCATATACGCCGCAAAACAATAAAATTAGATCATGTTAAAATGCTAGTTCTAGACGAAGCCGATGAAATGCTCGATATGGGCTTTATTGAAGATATTGAAGACATAATGCAGAGCATACCAGACGAAGGAAGGCAAACCTTGCTTTTTTCAGCGACTATGCCTATGGCTATATTAAATTTAGCCCGTAAGTACATGAATGATCCACATAATATTACTATCAGCAAAGAACAGCTAACTATTCCTTTAATTGATCAATTCTATTATGAAACTCGCGAAAAGCTCGAAGGTTTGTGCCGTGTGATTGACATTGAAACGGCTGGTAAATTGATTGTTTTTTGCCGGACTAAAAAAGGCGTTGATGAGTTAGTAGCCTCATTGCAGGCTAGAGGCTATATGGCTGATGGACTGCATGGCGATTTAAGTCAAGCGCAGCGGGATAGAGTAATGAAAAAATTCCGGGAAGGCAAACTGGAAATCCTAGTGGCAACTGATGTCGCAGCGCGTGGTTTGGATATAGAAGATATAACCCATGTCATTAATTATGACATTCCGCAAGATCCGGAATCATATGTTCATCGTATTGGACGTACCGGCCGTGCTGGCAAAAAGGGTATAGCATTCACATTCATTGAACCGCGCGAATACCGTCAATTAAAAATTATTGAAAAACAGGTAAAAACACGCATCATTAGAAAACAACTGCCTTCTGCTGCTGATATTTTAGACAGACAGCGTGAAACAATTAAAAACAGATTAAGGCAAACCATTGAACAAAACAGATTTTCTGATTATCATACTATAGTAGCGGATTTAATGACTGCTTATGATGCCCTTGATATTGCCGCCGCCTCCTTAAAGTTGTATCAAGAGGGCTTCAAGGAAAAGACGGACGAGCAAAGCCAATTGCTGGCTAATAACGGCTCACAACCAGGCATGGTAAGGTTATTTATAAATGCTGGAAGAGCTCAAAAAATTAGGCCTGAGGATATTGTAAGAACCATTGCCAGCGAGGCGGATATTCCAGGAAATATTATTGGTATTATTAATATCTATGATAAATTTACATTTGTGGAAGTTCCAGAGGATGTTGCTGAGAGAGTCTTGTCAGTGATGCATAAAAGTTCCATTAAAGGTTACAAAATCAATGTAGAAATAGCTAGAGGAAGATAA
- a CDS encoding sulfite exporter TauE/SafE family protein translates to MLQKLKIVGFGLGAGILSGLLGVGGGIILVPILVSLLGFAQHNAHATSLAVIVPTAIVSSVVYSYHGNIDVVLAITLAAGSIVGAGLGAKWMKHIPAAQLKRMFGALLVIVGVRMLWS, encoded by the coding sequence ATGTTGCAAAAGCTAAAGATAGTCGGATTCGGTTTAGGAGCAGGTATTCTGAGCGGGTTACTTGGCGTAGGAGGCGGCATAATCTTAGTGCCGATTTTAGTGTCATTATTAGGGTTTGCTCAACATAATGCTCATGCCACTTCATTAGCGGTTATTGTTCCTACTGCGATAGTAAGCAGTGTTGTTTATAGTTATCATGGAAATATAGATGTTGTCCTTGCGATAACGCTTGCCGCAGGTAGTATTGTCGGAGCAGGCCTTGGCGCTAAATGGATGAAGCATATTCCAGCGGCCCAGTTAAAGCGTATGTTTGGCGCTCTATTAGTAATAGTAGGGGTGAGAATGTTATGGTCATAG
- a CDS encoding competence/damage-inducible protein A, whose translation MIVELVSTGTELLLGQILNTNAPFLAKQLNAMGFNVLFQSVVGDNRERMEKVIRTALSRADIVITTGGLGPTQGDITKEVTAKIVDCSLILHEPSLQKIRDYFAYRQVNMPENNKRQAMLPEGSLVVNNEKGTAPGIICEKNNKVIINLPGPPHELEHMFLSSIKPYLTSKFGLQGVIVSKVLHTSGIGESLLEEEIRELIVNQTNPTLALLAKKGEIQIRITAQAETKEQALSLIADIEKRIRGIVGQYIFAVDGETMEAVVSELLKKKKLSLALAESCTGGLVSSRLTDISGSSDYLIGSIVCYSNEIKVNEVSVPRAIIENYGAVSLETAKAMAIGIKNKFKADVGVGVTGIAGPGGATDLKPVGLVYVAIDGVKGSLCEKYNFSGDRVDIKYRTSQAVLDIIRRYALTI comes from the coding sequence ATGATCGTTGAATTAGTAAGTACCGGAACGGAGTTGCTACTTGGACAAATTCTAAATACAAATGCTCCTTTTTTAGCAAAACAGTTAAACGCAATGGGGTTCAATGTATTATTTCAATCGGTGGTAGGCGATAACCGGGAACGAATGGAGAAAGTAATAAGGACAGCATTATCTAGAGCTGATATAGTTATCACTACCGGGGGATTGGGTCCTACGCAGGGAGATATTACAAAGGAAGTAACAGCTAAAATCGTTGATTGTTCCCTAATCCTTCATGAACCAAGTTTGCAAAAGATAAGAGATTATTTTGCTTATCGGCAAGTTAATATGCCGGAAAATAATAAAAGGCAAGCTATGCTTCCTGAGGGATCACTGGTAGTAAATAATGAGAAAGGTACAGCGCCGGGGATAATCTGTGAAAAGAACAATAAAGTAATTATAAATCTACCTGGACCGCCTCATGAGTTAGAACACATGTTTCTATCCTCGATAAAACCCTATTTGACGAGTAAATTTGGTCTTCAGGGTGTTATTGTCTCTAAGGTTTTGCATACATCGGGTATAGGAGAGTCACTTCTTGAGGAAGAGATTAGAGAGCTTATTGTCAATCAGACAAATCCCACTCTCGCGCTTTTGGCTAAAAAAGGCGAAATACAAATTCGGATAACTGCTCAAGCTGAAACTAAAGAACAAGCGCTTAGTTTAATAGCTGACATTGAAAAACGTATTAGAGGTATTGTAGGTCAATATATCTTTGCTGTTGACGGGGAGACAATGGAAGCAGTTGTCAGTGAATTGTTAAAAAAGAAAAAACTTAGCCTTGCGCTTGCTGAATCATGTACCGGAGGCTTGGTCAGCAGTCGGCTTACCGATATTTCCGGTAGTTCAGACTATTTAATAGGATCAATAGTTTGTTATAGCAACGAAATAAAAGTTAATGAGGTTAGTGTTCCGCGTGCGATAATTGAGAATTATGGAGCTGTTAGCCTAGAAACAGCTAAAGCTATGGCCATTGGGATAAAAAACAAATTTAAAGCAGATGTTGGGGTGGGTGTAACCGGTATAGCCGGTCCCGGCGGGGCGACTGATTTGAAACCGGTTGGTCTTGTATATGTGGCTATTGATGGTGTCAAAGGCAGCTTATGCGAGAAATATAATTTTTCCGGCGATAGGGTCGATATAAAATATCGGACATCTCAAGCAGTTCTTGATATAATAAGAAGATATGCTCTAACAATATAG
- a CDS encoding stage V sporulation protein S, whose translation MEVLKVSAKSNPNSVAGALAGVLRERGGAEMQAIGAGALNQAVKAVAIARGFVAPHGVDLICIPAFTDILIDGEERTAMKLIIEPR comes from the coding sequence ATGGAAGTCTTAAAAGTATCAGCAAAATCTAATCCTAATTCGGTAGCAGGCGCTTTGGCTGGAGTGCTAAGAGAACGCGGTGGAGCTGAAATGCAAGCCATCGGCGCTGGAGCACTTAACCAAGCGGTTAAGGCAGTAGCAATCGCAAGAGGGTTTGTTGCTCCACACGGCGTAGATCTTATATGCATCCCTGCCTTTACTGACATTTTAATTGACGGTGAAGAACGCACCGCTATGAAACTAATTATTGAGCCGCGCTAA
- the recA gene encoding recombinase RecA: MDKIKALEMAMRQIEKDFGKGSIMKLGEAAAKMNIEVIPTGALSLDVALGVGGVPRGRVIEIYGPESSGKTTVALHIIAQAQKMGGFAAFIDAEHALDPVYAKKLGVDIDNLLISQPDNGEQALEIADALVRSGAIDIIVVDSVAALVPKAEIEGEMGDAHVGLHARLMSQALRKLTGIISKSRTTAIFINQIREKVGVMFGNPETTTGGRALKFYASIRLEVRKTESLKQGNEVVGNRTKVKVVKNKVAPPFKQAEFDIMYGQGISHEGTLVDLGTELDIINKSGAWYSYGDNRLGQGRENVKEFLKENIDIAAAIDKKIREALIVGTAPQPSSTAEDNAVAK; this comes from the coding sequence ATGGATAAAATAAAAGCGTTGGAGATGGCCATGCGGCAGATTGAGAAGGATTTTGGAAAAGGCTCAATAATGAAACTTGGTGAGGCCGCAGCCAAGATGAATATTGAAGTTATTCCAACAGGGGCCTTATCATTAGACGTTGCTCTCGGTGTTGGCGGTGTACCAAGAGGAAGGGTAATCGAAATATACGGACCCGAATCTTCCGGTAAGACAACAGTCGCTTTACATATAATTGCACAAGCCCAAAAAATGGGCGGCTTTGCTGCATTTATTGATGCTGAACACGCACTAGACCCTGTATATGCAAAAAAGCTAGGTGTTGATATAGACAATCTCCTTATTTCCCAACCCGATAATGGTGAACAAGCTTTGGAAATTGCAGATGCGTTAGTACGTAGCGGCGCAATAGACATAATTGTTGTTGACTCCGTTGCAGCATTAGTACCTAAAGCGGAAATTGAGGGTGAAATGGGTGACGCCCATGTAGGTTTGCACGCCAGGCTTATGTCGCAAGCACTTCGTAAGCTAACCGGCATTATAAGTAAATCACGTACAACTGCTATTTTTATAAACCAGATTCGTGAAAAAGTGGGAGTAATGTTTGGCAACCCTGAAACGACAACTGGTGGACGGGCCCTTAAGTTTTATGCATCCATTCGGTTAGAAGTGCGCAAGACTGAAAGCTTGAAACAAGGCAATGAGGTTGTGGGAAATCGCACTAAAGTTAAAGTTGTTAAAAATAAAGTTGCGCCTCCATTCAAACAGGCCGAATTTGATATTATGTATGGCCAGGGCATATCTCATGAGGGTACCTTGGTTGACCTTGGTACAGAACTCGACATTATAAACAAAAGCGGCGCATGGTATTCCTATGGCGATAATAGATTAGGTCAAGGGCGCGAGAACGTTAAAGAATTCTTAAAAGAAAATATTGATATTGCAGCTGCTATTGATAAGAAGATCCGAGAGGCCCTAATTGTCGGAACGGCTCCCCAACCATCTAGCACAGCTGAAGACAATGCTGTCGCAAAATAG
- a CDS encoding PHP domain-containing protein has protein sequence MPADLHIHTTASDGRLSPEEVLIKAAECGLSFIAITDHDTIDGLISLKDFCLNHSPVVIPGIEFSIDMPDHEVHLLGYYIDPFDAQLQKQLISITNDRRQRIEKIVTKLNDLGYNITKEEVLKSTKATASIGRPYIARILVEKGYFQTVGDAFEKLLCKNGPGYVPHYKLKPQQAIKLINGAGGIAVLAHPGLIGDESIVLRMIEYGVCGLEVYHPKHNQEQRNKYLQLAKRYKLIVTGGSDFHGIPSRYPEKLGEFTVPNALALSLQRHSQALK, from the coding sequence ATGCCTGCTGATCTTCATATCCATACTACTGCTTCAGACGGTCGCCTTTCGCCGGAAGAAGTTTTAATTAAGGCTGCTGAGTGCGGGTTATCGTTCATAGCTATTACCGACCATGATACAATTGATGGGCTTATTAGTCTAAAGGATTTCTGCTTAAATCATAGTCCAGTTGTCATACCAGGGATTGAATTTAGTATTGATATGCCCGACCATGAAGTGCATTTATTGGGTTACTATATTGACCCATTTGATGCTCAATTACAGAAGCAGCTTATTAGTATTACAAATGATCGCCGCCAGCGAATAGAAAAGATTGTTACTAAGCTGAATGATTTAGGTTACAATATTACTAAAGAAGAAGTTCTAAAAAGCACAAAAGCGACCGCTTCAATTGGACGTCCATATATTGCGAGAATCTTAGTGGAAAAGGGATACTTTCAGACCGTAGGTGACGCATTTGAGAAACTGCTTTGTAAAAACGGACCTGGATATGTGCCACACTATAAGCTTAAGCCACAACAAGCAATTAAGCTAATTAACGGGGCAGGCGGAATTGCAGTCCTAGCTCATCCTGGGTTAATCGGTGATGAGAGTATAGTCTTGAGAATGATCGAATATGGTGTTTGCGGTCTCGAAGTTTACCATCCTAAACATAATCAGGAACAAAGAAATAAATATTTACAGCTTGCTAAAAGATATAAACTAATAGTGACTGGTGGTTCAGACTTTCATGGTATACCATCGAGATACCCAGAAAAGTTGGGTGAATTTACTGTTCCCAACGCATTGGCGCTGAGTTTACAAAGACATAGTCAGGCATTAAAATAA
- a CDS encoding leucyl aminopeptidase translates to MVRSLQIACANVLPGEVFCDTLIIGLLDETLNSVEMARAYGNPLATLLSLMVRDQPECCQLAETTIIHNTADYGSKRIVIIGLGKKDKLTLDKIRELSAIAIRVAKKLKSRTVATAIYRNHHNLSDAAISIIQGAILGSYEFNNYKTDAKSNIIEKIILVGPDLPSDQEWLLTLNNAKVIADSVNFARDLTNHPSCYMNPSQMASIAQDIASQFGFEINVLDKGDMEKHKMYAMLAVAQGSTTPPKMITLKYIGNQQSNDLIAFVGKGITFDSGGISLKPSEKMGDMKGDMAGGAAVLAAMQAIGHLKPKVNILAIIPCTENMPSGHAFKPGDVICSMSGKTIEIISTDAEGRLLLADAVTYARKLGATRIIDLATLTGACVVALGNITSGLISNNDGWSKEILRASKQTGEKMWLLPSYDDYLNQIKSDIADLKNSGGRMAGTITAGVFIKQFVGDLPWVHIDIAGTSDIDKVSGYNVKGATGVGVRTLVQIAQNLSTNAC, encoded by the coding sequence ATGGTGAGGAGTTTGCAGATTGCATGTGCTAATGTTTTACCAGGAGAAGTCTTCTGCGACACACTAATAATAGGTTTGCTTGACGAAACCCTAAATAGTGTGGAGATGGCTAGAGCTTATGGGAATCCATTAGCAACTCTACTTAGTTTAATGGTCCGAGACCAGCCAGAATGTTGTCAATTAGCTGAAACAACTATTATCCACAACACTGCTGATTATGGCTCTAAACGCATAGTAATAATCGGATTAGGCAAAAAGGATAAACTGACATTGGATAAAATTCGTGAACTTTCTGCGATCGCAATCCGCGTTGCCAAAAAACTGAAGTCTAGAACGGTGGCTACTGCTATTTATAGAAATCATCACAACTTAAGTGATGCTGCAATATCAATTATTCAGGGAGCAATTTTAGGAAGCTATGAATTTAACAATTACAAAACTGATGCCAAGAGCAATATTATTGAAAAAATAATTCTTGTAGGTCCAGATCTTCCAAGTGATCAAGAGTGGCTGCTTACGCTCAATAATGCAAAAGTTATTGCTGACAGCGTAAATTTTGCTAGGGATTTAACTAATCATCCATCCTGCTACATGAATCCTAGCCAAATGGCGTCTATCGCTCAGGATATTGCTAGCCAATTTGGATTCGAAATTAACGTTTTAGATAAAGGCGATATGGAAAAACATAAGATGTATGCAATGCTTGCAGTTGCGCAAGGAAGCACTACACCGCCAAAAATGATTACTTTAAAATACATTGGTAATCAGCAGAGCAATGATCTGATAGCATTTGTTGGAAAGGGGATTACATTTGACAGCGGAGGCATTTCACTTAAGCCTAGTGAAAAGATGGGCGATATGAAAGGTGATATGGCCGGAGGAGCAGCTGTTCTAGCTGCAATGCAGGCCATAGGTCATTTGAAACCTAAGGTCAATATTCTGGCAATTATCCCCTGCACTGAGAATATGCCATCCGGTCATGCTTTTAAACCTGGTGATGTGATTTGTTCTATGAGTGGAAAAACTATTGAAATTATTAGTACCGATGCCGAAGGACGGCTGCTCTTAGCGGACGCTGTTACCTACGCCCGTAAGCTAGGTGCTACAAGAATTATCGATTTAGCGACTCTAACAGGAGCGTGTGTAGTCGCTTTAGGTAATATAACATCAGGCCTAATTAGCAATAATGATGGCTGGTCGAAAGAAATTCTAAGAGCTTCTAAACAAACGGGGGAAAAGATGTGGCTGTTACCCAGCTATGACGACTATTTAAACCAAATAAAAAGTGATATAGCCGACTTGAAAAACTCCGGAGGGCGGATGGCAGGAACAATTACGGCAGGCGTATTTATTAAACAATTTGTGGGCGATCTTCCATGGGTCCACATAGACATTGCAGGTACAAGCGATATTGACAAAGTTAGTGGCTATAACGTGAAGGGCGCTACTGGGGTCGGAGTGCGAACTTTAGTCCAAATAGCACAAAATCTATCTACTAATGCCTGCTGA
- a CDS encoding sulfite exporter TauE/SafE family protein, with translation MVIAVSILAGLAAGILSGLLGVGGGIVLVPMMVFILGVSQHIAQGVSLLVIIPTAASGLWHLHKEKLVDYKTAALLSLGAIAGAMLSANFVQSLPAAELKKIFGVFVIIMGGRMIFAKPRAKAENK, from the coding sequence ATGGTCATAGCTGTTTCAATACTTGCAGGCTTGGCGGCAGGAATATTAAGTGGTTTGCTAGGGGTTGGCGGCGGAATAGTTTTAGTGCCAATGATGGTTTTTATTTTAGGGGTTTCGCAGCATATTGCACAGGGGGTTTCTCTACTCGTGATAATTCCCACAGCAGCTTCTGGCTTATGGCATCTCCATAAAGAAAAACTTGTAGACTACAAAACGGCTGCACTATTGAGTCTCGGCGCAATTGCAGGCGCCATGTTAAGTGCTAATTTCGTTCAAAGTCTCCCTGCTGCGGAACTGAAAAAGATTTTCGGTGTTTTTGTTATAATAATGGGTGGAAGAATGATATTTGCCAAGCCTCGCGCTAAGGCAGAAAACAAATGA